aatttataaaatactaatttatagaggtttaactgtatatattttaacaCATTCACATGTATAATACAAGATTTCCTTACACCTAGAAAACGTATCCATCACGAAAGACCCATACGCTTACTTTCGAATTACCTAatgaacacaaaacacacaaattaaaaccTTTGGCTGACTTTTTTGTATTTCCCAATCTTAAAATGATAACGTGGATTTCATGTAAGTCTTATATTACCATATGACCGGTCGAAAAGAGCAGTAAACATCATTTAATATGACCGGTCCAGAAAGATCTAACTATCATCAATGTTGTATCTCTCTAATTATGAACTCAGAGTTCTTTACCTTCTTTTGAATCTCTGACATGGCATCCATAAACCAAGGAGAAGCGATTAAGACTCTCTCCTAAACACAATTTTACCAATttcaggaaaaacaaaaaaaaaagagtaatatacATTCACCATGACTTGAAACATTATTATACTCTTCAGCCACAATACTTCGAGAGGCCATAACAAAGCTACTAACCctggaataaaatataatcattagACCATGATTATCGGACATACTCGACTGAGGgtcagaacaaaaaaataaaaaaatgagaaaaaggtggagagagaagaaagaagtgtCTTTGCCGAGATCTATAAATACACTAAATCTACCACCTGTTTTCATTCGATTcgttacataaattaaaaaataattaaataatcaaatttaattaaaatattattaattatttttcttgacacCCAAGTCAGATAATCATGCTCTTAGAACTGTGAACAATTAGACTCGATTAGGAATAATCAGTTATATTTCAATCATTGTTCAAATGCTTCAATAAAATGTTTTTAGCATAGATTCAATAAATGTTTCAAGCCAAGGTTCAGAATTCAGAACCTAAGGAAAGAATTAAGGAGAGAATTTACTCCGAAAACACAAGGATCTAATCCAAAGTGGATATGGATTTTTGGGAGTATTTATATTAGTAGAGTTTTTTTTATCGGATGTCCCCGAAGGGACATATCAGTAGAGTACTATCCGCATCATGcaagtttttaaattatttgaacTGATAATAAACTATGGTAATTCTTTTAGTATattaaatcttttaattatataccATAACTTCATTGAACCTAGAAGACTAATATGCAATGTATTATgtaactaactaattataaccACTAAAAGATGGTCGAGATAACGATTAAATTTCGctcaaaatgaaaataaaatgaatagaaAGATAAGttaaattttcttattatttaatgttttgaacttatttttttccaaaattaaactCAATGATATatcgatttttattttttatttttgtaaatataattaatagtttatttttcaataatataattccgtttttttattttttttttcaattttctatgtgGTGAGGTATTCAGTAAGGAAAGTTTTTATATCTTTGActattacaatatatttattagaaatataagaattgaatttttttcttttatctttgaCTATAAACTATGCATTTGGAAACTCTTTATAGGCATTTTATTAGTCAACAAaatcatttagtttttttctttagtatgAAAAATATCGAAAGTCCATGGCTGAGTATAATTTAGTAAACCTAAATGGACTTGAGCTCTTTGACTTCCTCAGTTTTTcgaatcatttttctttttctgtagaATGTTTTGAAATTCTTCTTGTAACTAGCTATTCTCGTCATATTTAGCTCGTCTAGTCAACCTTTGTACTCCGACCTTCAAGAGCCTCGACTTACATTTATGAAAGAAATTTCGATATCTTTCCACCAAACAAATCTTAGCTGATTTAGACATcaataagagagaaaaattgATACACCAACACCATTATCAGGTCTCAACTCATATCGCGATCTAAGTGCTACTTCTCCTTTATGTGTCatgtttgttgttgtcttttatTTGACATACCGTTATAATGATGTATGTGATGCGTTGCAACAAAGAAGTTACATCAaagaaaacttataaaaaaagtgtcacaaaaagaaaatggcCTCAGAAGATAGACTGATTGAAGAACTACTATAAGGTACTTTTGTAGTGTTCATTTATAtgttatgtaattttattttattttgttattctaACTCtcaatttttgggtttttgaaaaCTATGCAGCAGAGTATGAACAAACTGATTGTTTCATAAGGTTGTACTCGGAAATGGAAAGTTTAAAAAGGTATATACATATCTTCTTGATTTTGCTCATAATATATACTAAGTAAAACCCGTGCTATTGCACAGGATGAAATTCTTGTTTGAGATAgtacatttgtaaatatatttatttagtataacatttataatacaaacttgtattggtttgaattcatcaagtttatgaaagtttaaaatattaattgtttcaccataaattttagattgacatAATGGCGGATCTGGATCGAATGTGGAccaaattagatttttaaactttttatcaaTATCTTGAACTATCAGATTAGataaaaaccacaaaagaaactaaaatttcatgaactaaattatttaaataaatttgttaatccGGTCAAACCCGTCCGCTAAGCCGTCCCGCAAcaggtttaaatattttgagccgCAAAATGTCTTTGCATCTGTCCCGCTTGAATTCGTGAGATCGGCAGGTTACCCACatgcatttcaataaatcatttttaatatagaaaatatatttaaagcttaaacttaatttctattaataaagttatgtgataaagtttttaagaataacacatttattttttttgtttgttaaaaacacAATTGCATATAgctgtaaataataaatcaaaatgagGCTAAATTAACTAAATGTGTCTCggctattggtataatattattactttttatcatttttattggaatggattttctaaattttaagagttctgtaaaaacactataactacatatttatatataatgtttaactacatagttatccaaattaaagtatatattcatgtcATTTCAATTGGTGagcatacattttttttgggcaaatataggtattgtttttagcaaaagaataaaCGTTCAGccagtttcaaatgatcttcgattctttcactattagagctttataaaattattagaaaggtaaaactatttttatttatgatgatatagttttaaatatatatattttagatcttataatataactatattagtatattaaaatacatagtgaaattaatttattttgaaaatattttggggATAAtgtttatcaatttttgaataatatttaccaattctAGAATTTATAGGagtaaaatattgtgtataaaaaatataataaatagaaatgGCAGTTTGATGTAATATCATGGAATATTAAAGCCAAATAACTAATTGAGGATAGAGCTCTCTTGCGACGACAGATCAGCTTTTTtagagaatgcttctcttttaatatataggggatacgCTAACTCCAGCCTTAAAATTTTTGCCATACTAATGTCACAGGGCTGTTGCCTTGTTCGCGACGTCAGCTCATCATAACGttgataagaaatatatatttgcatcTGTATTTGAGGAGATACGACGACAGATGGAGAATGCCAAGCCACATATCCTAACAAATGGGTATGCATCTTTAATAGATAgtacatatctttttttatgAGTCATTTCATTCATGTATATATCCAGATATCATACGATGATGACATGAACTGTACAGGGGAAAGttgaataatgtttttaaaaaaatcaaatcagtaTGATCTCTTCCTTTATTTACGTTTTAACTTTGAATTGTGTAACACTACATATATTCGGGTTGGAGGCAAACCATTCGAAAGTGAAGCTTGAGAACGAAGGTCTAGTGTTTTACAAATGTTCGGTTCATTGCAACATTGTTATACAATTCTTATTtagttttttcgttttttttgtgttgttactGAAATGGAATAGGTATACATAAACTCGATACCTTCGCGTAGTTGCACTCAGAAGCTGGAAGTTTTGAaaggtatatatgtttttgataaTATAACTCCAATGAACCGGTTGTTGCCTTGTAaaacttttcttctttcctaAAGTGGAATTAAATCATCATCAATTGTCAGGGCGGTCTCATTGTTCTCATTGGCTCGTCAAAACATTgagaataaattaaaatctgGAGCTGAAATGAAGAATTCCTCAGAAATATTAGCATGCGTATCTAAGGAGATGCATATAGAGATGGAGAATATCAAGTCACATTTCCTTACAAATGGTAACCATATAAAGGTTAAGCTTGAGAAACATTTTTAGAGTATGTTAATCTTTTGGCAAGATGTATTGATTTCTTGGGTCTTTTCCTGAACTTTTGAGCATTAGACATCATCTAATACCTTATCGAGGTCCATTAATATATAACTATCAATGTTATGTCTCTGTAATGCTATTAACTCAGAGTTCTTCACCTTCTTTCGAATCACTAACATCCATAAACCAAGGCGAAAAAAATCTACTCTTCACTTCTGTATGGTTCTaacaaaactaaacacaaacTAAAGTAAACCAACATCAATCGAAACCAAGTCAGCTTCTCATAATTTGATAGTTATCTCTATGAGCATAGTAAAAAATTTATTAGCACATGCATGACCATAGAGTTGTATACTAAATAACATGTTAATATAATATGTTAAGACACAAGTTATACAAACCCTAACTAGTCAAGACCAAATTTCTCATAAAGAACTTTATCATAAGGTGCTGGCGGTGGTGGCAGATCTAAACTTCGACTGTACTCATGCCACAGACCAACATGCATTGGTTCTTCACCATCATTCACCAAACCACCCTTTCCTCCTACAGCTCTGTATTCGTTTACCAAGCAGACTCTTTTGTTATGATGTTCTTCAGCATGGCCATCAATCtcctttcttttgttgttatgaGGTTGTTGTGAGCAACCATTGTTGATCAGTGGCGACTCAGGAGGACAAGGCTCCACAACAACAGTTTGTTGTTCAAATAAGCTGTGTTTGAGATCTGTTCCAGTGATCTTACCATTGAGGAATTCCAAAATGTCATCTACAGTTTTGTTAATGGATCTGTATATCTTTTCGACTCCTCTGGCACTAACCACCTTAGAAAAATTGTTAGAAACGTCAGTAAAATCCTCAACCTATATAAACAACAcagaatgaaacaaacaaaaaaaatcaactgaagtgataagagaaaaaaaaaaaggaagaatgtGAATGTAATTTTACagtatagatttttttacattaataaGAGCTCTTTTCCTCCTTTTAGATATCCAAAGACCTTTCAGCACACTGGCGCAGAGCCCTTGCTTCCATAGGACTTTTACAGATTGCAACTGCAATACACGAAAACATATTTcattataacaattaacaaataaGCATGTTTAGGTTCAAAGGTAAAAGAAGATATATAGCACCTTAATAAAGAATGTTGCAAACAGTTTACCGAGAGATTCTTGATTACGTCCTCCCCAGTTCAAGAACTTTTGAGTCCTCTTCTCCACGTTAGGAGGATCTATTCCATCTGTGAAAGACATAAGCAAAAGACAAAGAggaaaaatatgataattagaTCAGTAATTAAATGTAATTCTAGCTCAAAGAGACTTTGTCAAATGTTGAATCTGCCATTAAATCATTATATATAGTTCTTTTGTCTTATGTGTGCATGGATACATATATTACCTTTAAAAAGTGTAGAGAATGGAGGTAAAATGGGAGGGTTTTGAGTCTGCCACATAAGACAAATTAAAGGAGAAGCAAACTAGACTTTTTAGAGACAGATGAACCAAACACTCAAAATGCTACCTAAAATAATCCAACAAGAGTAACTGTGTTTGACCTGTAAATGATGAGCGACTAGCATTGTGATAGATATAGAATTCAGGGTTTGGAGTGACGCATCGTTAACCCCATGTGCTTTGGCCCAACGCTTAACCTAACGAATGAAGAATAGTCACATTGGTACTAAACAATTGAAAGCGCACTTGAACAATATGCAAACTAAGGATATATCCATAGATCGAGTTCCTTTAGAATCTTACCAACAAACAAAGTTTCTGAAACCTGTCATCAATTTGAGATATAATGCGAATGATCTGTGAACTTAAAATGCCGTCTTTGCATTCGACTGACACATCACAATCAATAGCAGTCCCTTGATCATTGAATTTTACAATTGGCACCCTAGCAGCGAAGATAGATACAACATTCCTAACTAAGCCTTCccctacaagaaaaaaaagtgtaggTAAGAAGATGAAACTCAAAATCATTTTGAGAATGTTACATTCACTTGTAAAcactaataataatagtttCATTTCCCATAATGGAATCAGCAATTAACAAGAATAGAACAAATATCTTAATTACCCTCCAACGAGCGGAGCTTTTCCGCAAATCTTTCAAGTATCTGAAGCTTCTTTTCATGAGGAAGTTCAGATGTTCCGTTACCAAAGATAATAGACACATCCAAATAACTCTGAGAGGTGTACATATCCATCACGAAAGATCCATACGCCTCAAGGACCGGGCTGCTCTCTTCTGAATTACCTaatgaacacaaaaataaataaaacctatGCTAATTACTTTCGATATAGGGCgagaagattaaacaaaaaaagactacAAGTTAAATCTTATATTACCATAGATATCTATAGCCATTGCATTAAGGTTTTTCACCAATTCCTTCCTAGTATCGTAATCAGCAGGAACCGGTCGAAAAGAGCAGTAGGCATCATCTAATATCTTATCAAGGTCCAGTAAGATATAACTATCAATGTTATGTCTCTTTAATGCTATGGACTCCGAGTTCTTCACCTTCTTTCGAATCGCTGACATCCATAAACAATATTGATTGAAACATCTGTAACGAACACAATCTTAGAACCAAAAAATCAGCAAAGAGTAGTTTCAATCTTAGAACACAACCTTCTTTACTCCAAGCTATTTTTTCCTCAGTCACATCTAATTTTTGAGAGTCCATAATATacctctctgtctctctacCTCTACTAGTTTTATCAAGAAGCAGAGCTATGAAACCTGCAATAacatagcttcttcttcattatggGAAAGGAGAAGTACAGTGAACAACTGGAGTCAAATATGAATTTTCAAATTCATAAGAAAaccttgtttttttatttatcaaactaTGATCTTAAGGAGCTTTTTCTTACAAAGCAGTTACGCTAAGATCATGTTTCTATCAAAACGAAAGGTATGGTTTTGAAGCCCAAGGGACGCAGAAAGAAAGCAACTGGTTAGGATACAGAGGACAAAGCGACGAACCTAATCGGAGCAAGTACGGTTGCTATCGGCAAAAGAGAGACGAAGGTGGCTGTCTcgttaatacttttttttttttgtttttggctgaGTAGGTTATTACAAACACTATCCAGTGGTAGGTGTAAGAGAGTGGTTTAGCACCATTCGGTTAACCCAATTTTGAACCAAGAATAAaccattttgatattttgggtCTGGCGGTCCAATAAGAAATCTAGTTTCAAGGAAAAAGCCTGATTAGCTCGGAGATACATGGTCAAGAGACCGACCAAGGATGTTCAGAAGACATAAAT
The sequence above is drawn from the Camelina sativa cultivar DH55 chromosome 4, Cs, whole genome shotgun sequence genome and encodes:
- the LOC104783812 gene encoding protein HESO1-like, translated to MDSQKLDVTEEKIAWSKEAIRKKVKNSESIALKRHNIDSYILLDLDKILDDAYCSFRPVPADYDTRKELVKNLNAMAIDIYGNSEESSPVLEAYGSFVMDMYTSQSYLDVSIIFGNGTSELPHEKKLQILERFAEKLRSLEGEGLVRNVVSIFAARVPIVKFNDQGTAIDCDVSVECKDGILSSQIIRIISQIDDRFQKLCLLVKRWAKAHGVNDASLQTLNSISITMLVAHHLQTQNPPILPPFSTLFKDGIDPPNVEKRTQKFLNWGGRNQESLGKLFATFFIKLQSVKVLWKQGLCASVLKGLWISKRRKRALINVKKSIL